Proteins from a single region of Anastrepha ludens isolate Willacy chromosome 5, idAnaLude1.1, whole genome shotgun sequence:
- the LOC128862858 gene encoding eukaryotic translation elongation factor 2 gives MVNFTVDEIRTLMDKKRNIRNMSVIAHVDHGKSTLTDSLVSKAGIIAGAKAGETRFTDTRKDEQERCITIKSTAISMYFEVEDKDVVFITHPDQREKDCKGFLINLIDSPGHVDFSSEVTAALRVTDGALVVVDCVSGVCVQTETVLRQAIAERIKPILFMNKMDRALLELQLDAEELYQTFQRIVENVNVIIATYNDDGGPMGEVRVDPSKGSVGFGSGLHGWAFTLKQFSEMYSEKFKIDVVKLMNRLWGENFFNAKTKKWQKQKEADNKRSFCMYILDPIYKVFDAIMNYKKEEIGSLLEKIGVAIKHEDKDKDGKALLKIVMRTWLPAGEALLQMIAIHLPSPVVAQKYRMEMLYEGPHDDEAAIAVKNCDPEGPLMMYISKMVPTSDKGRFYAFGRVFSGKVATGQKCRIMGPNYVPGKKEDLYEKAIQRTILMMGRYVEAIEDVPSGNICGLVGVDQFLVKTGTITTFKDAHNMKVMKFSVSPVVRVAVEPKNPADLPKLVEGLKRLAKSDPMVQCIIEESGEHIIAGAGELHLEICLKDLEEDHACIPLKKSDPVVSYRETVFEESNQMCLSKSPNKHNRLMMKALPMPDGLPEDIDNGDVSSKDDFKLRARYLAEKYDYDVTEARKIWCFGPDGTGPNFILDCTKSVQYLNEIKDSVVAGFQWATKEGIMAEENMRGVRFNIYDVTLHADAIHRGGGQIIPTTRRCLYAAAITAGPRLMEPVYLCEIQCPEVAVGGIYGVLNRRRGHVFEEAQVVGTPMFVVKAYLPVNESFGFTADLRSNTGGQAFPQCVFDHWQVLPGDPCELSSKPYQIVQDTRKRKGLKDGLPDLAQYLDKL, from the exons ATG GTCAACTTTACTGTCGACGAAATCCGTACTTTGATGGACAAGAAGCGGAACATCCGCAACATGTCCGTCATTGCTCACGTCGATCATGGAAAATCAACCTTGACGGATTCCTTG GTGTCGAAGGCAGGTATCATTGCTGGTGCCAAGGCCGGTGAAACTCGTTTCACTGACACCCGTAAGGATGAACAAGAGCGTTGCATTACCATCAAATCAAC CGCCATCTCTATGTACTTCGAAGTAGAAGATAAGGATGTTGTCTTCATCACCCATCCTGATCAGCGTGAAAAGGATTGCAAGGGTTTCTTGATCAACTTGATCGATTCTCCCGGTCACGTTGATTTCTCCTCGGAGGTGACAGCTGCTCTTCGTGTAACTGACGGTGCCTTGGTCGTCGTCGATTGTGTGTCTGGTGTGTGTGTGCAAACCGAGACTGTATTGCGTCAAGCTATTGCTGAACGTATCAAGCCAATCTTGTTCATGAACAAAATGGATCGCGCTTTGCTTGAATTGCAATTGGACGCCGAAGAATTGTACCAAACCTTCCAGCGTATCGTCGAAAACGTGAACGTTATTATTGCTACGTACAACGATGATGGCGGTCCAATGGGTGAAGTGCGTGTGGATCCATCAAAGGGTTCCGTCGGTTTCGGTTCAGGTCTACACGGTTGGGCTTTCACTCTCAAGCAGTTCTCCGAGATGTACTCTGAGAAATTCAAGATTGATGTTGTGAAGCTAATGAACCG TTTGTGGGGTGAGAACTTCTTCAATGCCAAGACCAAGAAATGGCAAAAGCAAAAGGAAGCCGATAACAAGCGTTCTTTCTGTATGTACATCTTGGACCCCATCTACAAGGTGTTCGATGCCATCATGAACTACAAGAAGGAAGAAATCGGCTCCTTGTTGGAAAAGATTGGTGTTGCTATCAAGCATGAAGACAAGGACAAGGACGGCAAGGCATTATTGAAGATTGTTATGCGCACTTGGTTGCCAGCTGGTGAAGCTTTGCTTCAgatgattgccattcacttgccTTCACCTGTAGTGGCCCAGAAATATCGTATGGAAATGTTGTACGAGGGTCCTCATGACGATGAAGCCGCCATCGCCGTGAAGAACTGTGATCCTGAAGGTCCATTGATGATGTACATTTCTAAAATGGTACCGACTTCCGATAAGGGTCGTTTCTATGCCTTCGGTCGTGTGTTCTCTGGTAAGGTTGCTACTGGCCAGAAGTGCCGCATCATGGGTCCCAACTATGTGCCTGGCAAGAAGGAAGATTTGTACGAAAAGGCCATCCAGCGTACTATTTTGATGATGGGTCGTTATGTTGAAGCCATCGAAGATGTTCCTTCCGGTAACATTTGCGGTCTCGTCGGTGTCGATCAGTTCTTGGTTAAGACCGGTACAATCACCACATTCAAGGATGCCCACAACATGAAG GTGATGAAGTTCTCCGTGTCGCCTGTCGTGCGTGTTGCCGTCGAGCCCAAGAACCCTGCTGATTTGCCCAAATTGGTGGAGGGTCTTAAGCGTTTGGCCAAGTCCGATCCTATGGTGCAATGTATCATTGAAGAGTCTGGTGAACATATCATTGCTGGTGCTGGTGAATTGCACTTGGAAATTTGCTTGAAGGATTTGGAAGAGGATCACGCTTGCATTCCATTGAAGAAGTCCGACCCCGTTGTATCGTACCGTGAAACCGTATTCGAGGAATCCAACCAAATGTGCTTGTCGAAATCGCCCAACAAGCACAACCGTCTGATGATGAAAGCTTTGCCTATGCCAGATGGTTTGCCCGAAGACATTGATAACGGTGATGTGAGCTCTAAGGATGATTTCAAACTTCGTGCCCGTTACTTGGCTGAGAAATACGATTATGATGTGACTGAAGCTCGTAAGATCTGGTGTTTCGGTCCCGACGGTACTGGCCCCAACTTCATTCTGGATTGTACCAAATCCGTGCAGTACTTGAACGAAATCAAGGACTCCGTTGTTGCTGGTTTCCAATGGGCCACCAAAGAAGGTATCATGGCTGAAGAAAACATGCGCGGTGTTCGCTTCAACATCTATGATGTAACGTTGCACGCTGATGCTATCCATCGTGGTGGTGGTCAAATCATTCCAACAACTCGCCGTTGTTTGTACGCTGCAGCTATAACAGCTGGACCACGTTTGATGGAACCAGTCTACTTGTGTGAAATTCAATGTCCTGAAGTTGCTGTCGGTGGTATTTACGGTGTATTGAACAGACGTCGTGGTCACGTGTTCGAGGAAGCTCAAGTTGTAGGAACACCTATGTTTGTTGTCAAGGCTTACTTGCCCGTAAACGAATCGTTCGGCTTCACCGCCGATTTGCGTTCCAACACCGGTGGCCAAGCCTTCCCACAATGTGTGTTCGACCATTGGCAAGTGTTGCCCGGTGACCCGTGCGAACTCAGCAGCAAACCATACCAAATTGTGCAAGATACACGTAAGCGTAAGGGTTTGAAAGACGGTCTCCCTGACTTGGCCCAATACCTCGATAAATTGTAA